The DNA sequence TGCTAGGGCGGTAAATGTTATTCTATCTCTCTCACAGTAATTCAGTACTGTAATGAGAGCTTTTGACTGTGTTCCAGAATGCAGTTGGTCAAAGTATCAGTATGCAAGAATATTCATGAACTAATGTGAACTTTGTTTACTCTGAGCTTCTTATGATTACATTTCTGAGAATGCCTTTAAAAATACGACAAAATTCCGTATCTCAAGAAATATCTAGAGTAAATGGACCACAGGATATCTTACGAACTGAAAAAAAGCAACAAGATATCTGTAAGAAGCGCTATGACAGAATAAGGTAAAACCATAGTACTGAATGATTATAGTGGCATACTCATATTCACAGTGGGGATCATATGATCTATTTTAGATGATCTTTCCCATAATTGAATCTCATTTCAACACTAGTCATTTTAATGGAATACATCAAcacaatacaataatataataatgtaacaatacaataatgtaataaataaaatgaatgaaagttaATTGCGTAACTAAATTACATAAAAgctttaattgtaatattggtcattacattaaataaacttATTGTCTTAATGGTATTGGacagaatatataatataaatagtcTATTTAATTTTCAGTGGTATTCAAAATATACTGTGTTATAACCCTGATGCAAGTATAATTTTGACAATGGAAAGTTTTTCCTTTCAATTGTGATATAGCATGATGAATCAAATCTAATGTCATCACAGACCGACTTTGATTTGGGCGTCTCTGATTTAGAATATGTGTGTTGCGTTTAATATTGAAGAAATGTcacaaactgtatgtgtgtgtttggttatgTATTCCAGGTCCTGTGTTGTGTTGACAAGCAGGGCATTCTCTCATGGCCCAGTCCAAACCCTGAGAAGATTCTGTTCTTCAGCAAGTCCACCTCATCacaagacacagagagacagaggcaaAAAGACACAAAGGGGGAAAGAGACAAAGAACCTGAAGATGTCGGCCTGAAGGATACCattcaggtaaaaaaaatagatagatagatagatagatagatagatagatagatagatagatagatagatagatagatagatagatagataaaaatgaGTGTGCTTTCATGAGTCATAACATCTCACTATGTCTCATCTGATGATTTTATCCTCAAGATTCGCTCACTGTGCAGTCTGCAGATGTTGAGTTTGTCGGTGGGTCAGGCTCAGTGCGATGACACACGGGTGCAGTTTGATGACACATGCTGGCAGCGGCACGCCCCCTCTCTTCGGCCTCTTGGATTGGCTGTGCAGTTGGTCCTCTGTGACCCTGCAGTCGCCACCCGCATACTCCGCCTCTCGGACCACCTGACCCATGCCGCGCTGGTGCGCACTCGACCCCCATGTCAGCCGGTCCGCCCACCCTGGGGCCTCTGCCATCTACCGAGGATTCTGGGTAAAGCCAGATTGTTTAATGCTCCAGTGATTTACACCTTTGTTCACAACTGTGAGAAAGCATAAACAGAGGCATCAACAAAATCTCAAAGGCAGAACAAAAATTCTTGGAAATACCATGTATAGGTAAGAATATTATGTACACTTGTTTGGggtttttgaaggatcatgtgactgatgagtaatgatgctgaaaattcagctttgcgaaAGAATAACCATCGcaacttatattttaaaatatacttaaacagaaaataattattttcgttaagtttttttgcagtttttactttttacttaagaggcaaaaatgtcaaaataaacaaaaaaaaataaataaataattgtacagACCCCGAACTTCTGAACAGCAGTGTAAAAACCCAAATTAATTTTCATGGTGTGGTATATCTCCCATTACATAGAAATACTGGcatggtgtatatatatatatatatatatatatatatatatatatatatatatatatatatatatatatatatatatatatatatatatatatatactgtatatgtgtgtgtgtgtgtgtgtgtgtgtgtgtatccacaTCCAACATCCAGATTGCAACTCCCTGCTAAATTAAATGTGCGCCTCAATTCttctgtttccaccaaaactgtccatCGGGAACTCCACAGGGCCAATATACATGGCCGGGCTGCTttagccaaacctttggtcactcaTGTCAATTACCAAACCAGGTCGGTTTTATTTGTGCCAGCAGTGAAAATCTTGGTCTATGAACAATGTGAAATATGTactgttctctgatgagtccaccttcactCTCTTTCCCACATCTGAGAGAGATACGGTGTGGAGAAGGCCCAAAAGAAGCAtaccacccagactgttgcatgcccagagtgaagcatgggggtggaACAGTGATGGTTTGGGTATACCCGTCATTCCCAAGATAGACTGACGCTGTATTGGCCTCAAACGGAAgccctacaccatactaatgaattattgtggtctaaaaccaggcgtttcagcttcattttcagctatcatatatatatatatatatatatatatatatatatattattgtccaaatatatatatatatatataaaaaaataaacatccagCAAAACCCCACTGACATGGTAACTGTTTGTGTATATGCAAATCTACAGGCTTTTCCACCTCCGCAAAGGAGCCTTTTGAGCAGAGAATGAGTGTAGCAGCCTACACCCTGCCCTCCATCTCCTGCCCTGGAGACCCAGGGATCATTGCTCCACCTTCTGTATCAATGAGACGGCTTCCTTTCTCACATCTCATAGCACTGCTGGTGCACCACACGTACAACGGTGAGCACACGCacatagaaattattttattattatatttagaaattattctatAATTTATTAAGCTTACTGTACAgctgcataaatataaaataagtggacagtaaatatttatgtaattttatttatgtttttaaataatagttttcataaatgtgtaaattattatatgGGAGAAAAGCTACATTAAACTAGAACTGATGCTGTATACGAAAGCATTCGGTAAtcttagtattatttatatactaatgtaagtttttttgtgcattagtcattttcattgtttgtttaatatatatatatttatcggttacttttattatatttggttTTAGtccatgtatttatttcatctcatttttattGAGGTTATATGTTAAAAATCGCAGCTTCCAGGTCATTACGCTGTCAAGCTGAGAGCATTGCATTATGGGGCATCGCATTCCATCATAGTCTGATACAGAAAATTTGCACATAGTATGAGTCATATGTTATTCCGAACATCTCTCTCAGCAAACATGTTTGAGATccacattttaatcatttcacaaaCTATCTAACGAGTACAATATGACGTTTTTTGCCCTAAGGCGATCTTCAGTTGTTCTCATATGGCTCGGCTGATGTAATTTTGGGTGCATGCACTGAATTCTGGGATGGAGAGGATATTCAACCCCTCACAGACTCCGACAGGTCTGATTTTTATGTAGATCCATGCTGTGAActctgtatgcgtgtgtgtgtgtgtgtgtgttagcgcACCTGCTGTGAACACATCACATCATGCTGTTCTTAGAAAGTCAGTGAGCAGTTTCCACCTAAAGCACATTCAGCGCTGGCACCCTGGAGCATCGGGGGTTAAGTGCTTTGCTCAAGGACACAGAGGTGTTAAGGAAACTCACTATTTtctacattaataaaacacttcTTCGGGCAGTTTGAATCATCAGCCTTTGGATTACAAGTCCAAATCTTGAATCTCTAAAGGTACATTCACACTGACAGCGACTAAATCCCCGGAGGTCGCTAAGTTCCTGTTTGAATACAGTCCACTCCTATTCACATTGCATCGCAGCTTATTTGCATGAAGATTAACTTTGTTGGCTTCGTTAGACTGAGATAGAAACTAAATCAGTggaaaatctaattaaaaataaataaataaataaataaaatatatatatatatatatatatatatatatatatatatatatatatatatatatatatattactttattattatttttttaagacattctATTAAAATAGAGTTCATTTTCAGGAAGAAAGTTGTGGATTTCTATCAGCGTTCCTGTATGGCTGGTCAGTGTGTTGCCGTTTCCTTTAAGCCGCTGTTACAGCCACATGACCCGGAAATAGATGACACCTGTGTGGAACTGCCTTTGGACCACAGTACTGACACTACAGGTACACAAAGATAAAGTCTTatgattttgtaaaaatacataatcatgTATATGACCGAAACGTCATCAGGGAGTATAaagtttatgtttgtgtgtgtgtgtgtgtgtgtgtgcagatgacGTCTCTGTCACACCCCTCAGGCAGCAGATCTTTCTGGGTCTGGTGTCCTCACAGTACCAAGCCCGTCCCGATGTGGTCAGGCTTATCTCAGGGCTGGACAGTGCTTGCAttcgttttgtttatttttcctgtGAAGAGGAAGTTCGGAGTAAGGTCAGCAGATACAAACACTtctacacacaaatgcacagtTAAAGAGGTAACAGAGGTATTTTGTAGCCTGTCTTATGTTAACAAATAGCCTGAAAAGACTTTGTGACATCAAATAAAAAGGGAAGTCATTTCAGAGCTATAGAAAGTTTCAATAATTggataaaatacaatacattttaatcatataatatgtcatacactactgttcaaactTTAGGTGTCAGCAATTATTCACCattgctgcatttattagatcatAAAAgacagtaatttatttattttttatatttttgtggaaaccatagCAATttcttttcagtatttttttccccccaacaTTCTAAAAAACTGCAAttgttctaaatatttttgctgaaattgatttattgaaaataattttttaacttttgaacagtagtttcAGTATACTTTTGCACACTGACAAAACATGTACCATAATACCAGGAGCATGTATTGAAAAAGTAAATAGGGTCTTTGTTGACTTTAGATCATGTTATGATTGTTGGATAGGAATGTTTTTGCAGGACCACCACAGGATGTTGATGTGGAAACATGTCCTAAATCATGTCATTTGCATCACAGCTGCGGTGTAACGTTTTCATTATTCAAACAATGTTGGATGATCGACtgtacaaatgttttattcatgttatttacAAACTGAATCACCCCGCGAGTAGGTGTTTGCTGAGAAAATGGGACTGGAGACGGGATGGAACTGTCACATCTCCCTCCAATCAGAGAGCTTCCCTCTCGACCCAGATAACGTGGAGGAGCCGGTGACCGAGGAAGGTGAGAGACAGAGTTATGCACTGCAGAGATGAATGCCAGTTATGACCAGCTCTGTTCTTTTTATccttttaaatttgcatttattgattTCAGAGGAAGAAATTCTGCTGAGAGACAGCGTGAGGGAAAGGGCAGAGTCGAGAGCAATGGAGCATGATGGAGCTTGTCTCATCGAGGACCTAAACAGGGTGCCACTCATTTACACTATATTAACACTTCAGATTTCTATAAAGGCGTTATTTAGACTTTCTAAGAAGTTGTTGGAACCGGGATAGGATCCCAGAATAGAGATAAGCCTGATAACCTGATTCTTGATTTTCCAGGCCAAACTTCCAAAAGGAATAGAGAATGTCAGGCCACATCTGGAGAACATTGATAATGTGCCGTTGCTGGTCCCTTTATTTACAGACTGCACATCACAgagtaagacacacacacacacacacacacacacacacacacacacacacacacaattagtgttgcaacatttatttttttaaataaatgaaaaatgttgttgttgtaatgaatagtttatatttatttttcattacaaaaagcatttattgaGCATTGAGCATTTATGAAAAACTGACTGATGAAAAGTTAAAACTCCAGTCACTAGTTTTAGGCCTGCTTTGTCAGAACTGGTTGCTTTTTTTGTAGTTCTGGCCACACTgctcagatttatttatttatttatatcaccATCAGCAAAGCCACCATtctaaactgtgtgtgtgtgtgtgtgtgtgtgtgtagctgaaTGTGAGATGGTGTGTATCATGCAGGAGTATGGAGAGGTCGTGTGCTGCCTCGGGAGCAGtcaaaacatcaacaacaatGAAATTTTCTTACAAAGTGATATCAGGTGATCGGTCTAACCTTTAACTCACCTCCTCTCATTTCCCTTTGTCTCAATAACCTGCCAAGAACGGATTTATTCATGACACGACGtgacttattttaatattttaacaacacaCCCTAATCCCAGCTGATTGCAATGCCAGCATGAAACACTGTGCGCTAAAAATTGCCACCTGTAAAAGTCATATTCAGTTCATTAAACACACGCTGACCTTTTGTGACCTGCTAGAAGCCTATTTAGCATGCTGTTGCACTATACGGGTTAAATTGTCATAGCGGAACTAGCCCTGGTTTTCCTGATATGCTAAAAGTGCAATAATTTGccattatgcttttattatactgtacaatAACTGTCAAATTTTGTCTGCATtcatactatatattatatccTTTCCATTATGCCTTGTTTTTGACCTATCAATGGACAGCATTGCTTTAGATCCTCTGGTTCCCACATGTTGCTGGTCCAATGCTGATGCATCTTTGAACACATCAGACTCTTTGAGTGTAATTCAGCTCTCTAGCGCCATCTGTGGGTTGGCCTGCACAGTACAGTTTAACCAACAAGACAACAACACCCTCATCAGACTCATCAAACAGGTGAATGTGGGCACGCGCTGACACACATGTGCACTAATGgatgtataat is a window from the Puntigrus tetrazona isolate hp1 chromosome 1, ASM1883169v1, whole genome shotgun sequence genome containing:
- the LOC122342392 gene encoding transmembrane protein 94-like, which encodes MFLLKYKKCLELSQDRPVSVLDNERFTVQSLLERGPAPFVLVLLLVLNLLRFLFGAPGVGPWPVTLLQLPVNGVLPLLPLTFPLLWVLVCMYGEARVLLQMGSQPADWWEMWKLTCKKCYSVFWGQTSTLCHTASLLHSLGSVTVLCCVDKQGILSWPSPNPEKILFFSKSTSSQDTERQRQKDTKGERDKEPEDVGLKDTIQIRSLCSLQMLSLSVGQAQCDDTRVQFDDTCWQRHAPSLRPLGLAVQLVLCDPAVATRILRLSDHLTHAALVRTRPPCQPVRPPWGLCHLPRILGKARLFNAPVIYTFVHNCEKA
- the LOC122342401 gene encoding transmembrane protein 94-like; the encoded protein is MNNVKYVLFSDESTFTLFPTSERDTVWRRPKRSIPPRLLHAQSEAWGWNSDGLGFSTSAKEPFEQRMSVAAYTLPSISCPGDPGIIAPPSVSMRRLPFSHLIALLVHHTYNEFIFRKKVVDFYQRSCMAGQCVAVSFKPLLQPHDPEIDDTCVELPLDHSTDTTDDVSVTPLRQQIFLGLVSSQYQARPDVVRLISGLDSACIRFVYFSCEEEVRSKVFAEKMGLETGWNCHISLQSESFPLDPDNVEEPVTEEEEEILLRDSVRERAESRAMEHDGACLIEDLNRAKLPKGIENVRPHLENIDNVPLLVPLFTDCTSQTECEMVCIMQEYGEVVCCLGSSQNINNNEIFLQSDISIALDPLVPTCCWSNADASLNTSDSLSVIQLSSAICGLACTVQFNQQDNNTLIRLIKQARHTTAGIRKCFLFLLQCQLSLVLIQILACVCQLPPPLGTSDVLFLSCFYFPILSVSLLGKPSDNSIMKVPTGKNLRFLPKKTLRLFVLCFLVKFGLTVCTFLTCFGLILHSFCLDINHEDEDLCHPASLLMNSTAWSPDWYGRHSDGLSLAQKVIAFLVLLNAMCTSISHVHRSAPMWKQSPLSNHCWCAVICIVPVLNASLAMASRILWHDPDFHNMFCISDIPMESWVLGIFWLIPLVFINEGIKLHEIR